GTACTGCGCTTTCGTGGATACCCACATGCCTGGACCTCTCAGTCGAGCCGCTGGCCTCTCACCACTCTACTGCCGCGGCCACCAAGGTGCACGTGTCGCGGCCGCGCGCGATCTCAGCCTAACCGACGGGCCTCACGCGAGCCGGTGCCGGGCCGACGTAGTGGCGGCCGCTGCTGCGCATCAACGCCGCCCCTGCAGGTAAGGCAGCGGGTCCACCGCCCGGCCGTCGAAGCGCACCTCGAAGTGCAGGTGGGGCCCCGTCGACGCGCCCGTGCTGCCCACCCGGCCCAGGACGTCGCCCTGGCGCAACCCCTGCCCGACGCGGACCGTAACGGCGCTCAGGTGGGCGTAGCGCGTCTCCGCGCCGTCGCCGTGATCCAGCACCACGACGTTGCCGTAGCTGCCCCACCAACCGGCTCGGGTGACGACCCCGCTCCTGGCGGCGACGACCGGGGTGCCCATGTTCGCCGCGATGTCGAGCCCCCCGTGGTAACGGTTGCCGTTCACGCTGACGTTACGCCACCCGAACGGCGAGGAGACGCGACCCTCGACGGGGGCCACGAAACCGCCGGCCCCCCAGTCGAGGCCGGCCAGGGCCGTCACCGCCTCGGGCAGGAGGGCCACCTGCACCTCCCGCAACTGCTCCCTCACGCCGGCCTCGGGCGGGGGGGGGGGGGGGGGGGGGGGGGCGCGGGCGGCCCCACCCCCCCCCCCCCCGCCCCCCCCCCCCGCCCGGGGGGGCCGCGGGGCGGNNNNNNNNNNGCCGCCACCGCGTCGGGCCGGTGGGCCACCTGCACCCCCCGCAACGGCTCCCCCACGCCGGCCGGGGGCGGCGCGCCGCCTGGGGGCGGCGCGCCGGCGAAAGCCAAGCCCACGAGCAGCGCCACGGCAAGGCCGGCGGTGCGCCGCGAGGGGACCCCACGCGCGCGGGGTCCGGAGGCGCCCCGCGCGCGCCGCGCCATCAGCCCTGGCCGAGGGTGGCGAGGAACTCGGCGTTGCTCTTGCTGCGCGCGAGGCGCCCCAGGAGCATCTCCATCGCCTCGGCCGGGTCCATGTCGGAGATGACCTTGCGCAACAGCCACATTTTGGCGAGAACGTCCTCGGTGAGGAGCAGGTCCTCGCGGCGCGTGCCCGACTTGAGGATGTCGATGGCCGGGAAGATGCGGCGCTCCTCGAGGTGGCGGCTCAGGTGGAGTTCCATGTTGCCGGTGCCCTTGAACTCCTCGAAGATCACGTCGTCCATGCGTGAACCCGTCTCCACCAGCGCCGTGGCGAGGATGCTAAGCGAGCCGCCGCCGCGGATGTTTCTGGCGGCACCGAGGAAGCGCTTGGGCCAGTGCAACGCGTTGGAGTCGAGGCCGCCCGACAGCGTGCGGCCGGTGGGGGGCGTGACGAGGTTGTTGGCCCGCGCGAGGCGCGTGATCGAGTCGAGCAGGATCATCACGTGACCGCTGTCCTCGACGATGCGCCTTGCGCGCTCGTGCACGAACTCGGCGACGCGGATGTGGTTGGAGGGCGGCTCGTCGAACGTGCTGGCGATCACCTCGACGCCGTGCACGGACTCGCGGAAGTCCGTGACCTCCTCCGGGCGCTCATCGACGAGCAACACGATGACCTTGATGTCTGGCTCGTTGGCGACCACCGCGTTGGCGATCTTCTTGAGGAGCGTCGTCTTGCCCGCCTTGGGCGGCGCGACGATCAGGCCGCGTTGGCCCCGGCCGATCGGGGCGAGCAGGTCGATGACGCGCGTGGACAGCTCGTTGGAGGTGGTCTCCAGCTTGACGCGCGCCTCGGGGAAGGTCGGGGTGAGCTCCTCGAAGCGGGGTCGCTTGGAGGACTGGAAGGGGTCGACGTTGTTGACGGCCTCGACGCGGATGAGCGTGCCGTAACGCTCGTTGTCGCGCGGGCGCCGCGCCTTGCCCAAGATGAGGTCGCCAGTGCGGAGCCGGAACTGCTTGATGAGACCTGCCGAGACGATGACGCTTCGCGTGTTGTTCTGGAGTAGCGACTCCTGGAGGAAGCCGTAGCCGTCCGACGAGATCTCGAGGTAGCCGCGCACAAGCCGCAGCCCCTCGCCCTCCGCCGACCGCTCGAGGATGGCCACGACGAGGTCGTCCTTGCTCATCTGGCGGTAGTCGTCGAGCTGCACCTCCTTGGCGAGCAGGTGAAGCTCCGGGAGGATCTTCGAGTGGAGTTCACGGAAGTTGTAACCGGGTTTGCGCGGCGCGCGGTTGCGGCGGTTGCGGCCGCCGCGTCCCCTGCCGCCCTGCTCACCGCCGTGGTCGCCGTCGTCGTGTTCGTGATCTTCGCCGAAGCCGGCGTCGTCATCGTGCCCGCCGCTCGGGCGCTCCGCCGGCTCGGCCGCCGCGTCGGCTCCGTTAGCGGTGCCCGACTTGCCACCCGTTGGCGCGCCGGCTGGCGCGGCCACGGGCCGATTCTCGTCGACGTCTTGCGGGGCCGCCGGCTCGGACGCCGCCGCCTTGGCTCCCCGTGGCGCCCGTGGACTCTTGGCTGGGGCGGCCGCGGCCGCCCCAGCGGCCGGCGCCTCCGGGTTCTTGCGTGGCCTACCGCGTTTGCGGGGCGCCGGGGCCTCGGCGGCCGCGCCGGTGTCGGCGCGGACGGCTTGCGCTTCGTCTTCCTTTGGGCTCATCCCATCTCCTAAACGAACTTCACGTTCGGCCTGCGGCGGTCACCGGGTGCATGAACCGTGGACTCGTGGCCGGCACCTGCGCCCCTCGGCC
This genomic stretch from Trueperaceae bacterium harbors:
- a CDS encoding M23 family metallopeptidase; the encoded protein is APRPPRAGGGGGGGGGGAARAPPPPPPPPPEAGVREQLREVQVALLPEAVTALAGLDWGAGGFVAPVEGRVSSPFGWRNVSVNGNRYHGGLDIAANMGTPVVAARSGVVTRAGWWGSYGNVVVLDHGDGAETRYAHLSAVTVRVGQGLRQGDVLGRVGSTGASTGPHLHFEVRFDGRAVDPLPYLQGRR
- the rho gene encoding transcription termination factor Rho, giving the protein MSPKEDEAQAVRADTGAAAEAPAPRKRGRPRKNPEAPAAGAAAAAPAKSPRAPRGAKAAASEPAAPQDVDENRPVAAPAGAPTGGKSGTANGADAAAEPAERPSGGHDDDAGFGEDHEHDDGDHGGEQGGRGRGGRNRRNRAPRKPGYNFRELHSKILPELHLLAKEVQLDDYRQMSKDDLVVAILERSAEGEGLRLVRGYLEISSDGYGFLQESLLQNNTRSVIVSAGLIKQFRLRTGDLILGKARRPRDNERYGTLIRVEAVNNVDPFQSSKRPRFEELTPTFPEARVKLETTSNELSTRVIDLLAPIGRGQRGLIVAPPKAGKTTLLKKIANAVVANEPDIKVIVLLVDERPEEVTDFRESVHGVEVIASTFDEPPSNHIRVAEFVHERARRIVEDSGHVMILLDSITRLARANNLVTPPTGRTLSGGLDSNALHWPKRFLGAARNIRGGGSLSILATALVETGSRMDDVIFEEFKGTGNMELHLSRHLEERRIFPAIDILKSGTRREDLLLTEDVLAKMWLLRKVISDMDPAEAMEMLLGRLARSKSNAEFLATLGQG